From one Nilaparvata lugens isolate BPH chromosome 2, ASM1435652v1, whole genome shotgun sequence genomic stretch:
- the LOC111054848 gene encoding WASH complex subunit 3 isoform X2 encodes MDQLVDIGSDVNLSEVPPINQKRLLAFINEFLINTISLLNGFHQNCESRLQKFDLKMQKLEAELCILESKLKSIPGLEVDLPKVAAAAAADPPQPTTETIAPNNNNLQLDVVDANIPPSKEADTESETPEEEAKVPNPELEKYYKMLRFGVPMEAVKVEMQIDGCDPKLLDSS; translated from the exons GTGCCTCCTATCAATCAGAAACGTTTGCTTGCATTCATAAACGAATTCCTCATTAATACTATTTCACTTCTAAATGGTTTTCACCAAAATTGCGAGTCCAGATTACAAAAATTCGATCTCAAGATGcaaaaattggaggcagaacTTTGCATTCTTGAATCCAAG TTGAAATCCATTCCTGGTCTAGAAGTGGACTTGCCTAAGgtagctgctgctgctgctgcggACCCGCCTCAACCAACTACTGAAACGATTGCTCCAAACAACAACAACCTGCAACTCGATGTTGTAGATGCAAACATTCCACCTTCAAAA GAAGCGGACACTGAATCGGAGACACCTGAAGAGGAAGCTAAGGTTCCAAACCCTGAATTagaaaaatactataaaatgCTACGATTTGGTGTGCCTATGGAAGCTGTCAAAGTGGAAATGCAAATTGATGGCTGTGATCCCAAACTTCTTGATAGCTCTTAG